The Mytilus edulis chromosome 5, xbMytEdul2.2, whole genome shotgun sequence genomic interval TATATCGTTTTATACCCATTTCTTGCATTAAGTCAAGTACAACTCTAAGACCACGGTCAACAATCATAATATCCTCAGCCACCAATTCTTTAAATTCTTCAATGTCATGTTGAATGATGTGCTTCATTATTTGTGCATCGTTATTCTTGCCGTCGCTACAGAAAGGTCCAATTACACTTATTATGTAACCAGAAGTTGTTACAAAGACCATTGGTTTGACCAATGGTCGATGTTTGTGCATGCTATAACATTTACGTTTGAACTTGAATTGTGAACTTATCTGGATATAGATATAAGTGCCATCTGCGACTACAATTGCTGGATACATTCCTTTTCCGAACAGTGATTGCGCTAGAGGTCGAGTATGCGACATTATAACCTCTTCCCTACGTATATGATTAAATCCTAGATTAGAGGAAACAAAATGTTCAGACAAGTATTTTCTAGCGGATACAATAGCACGTTTAACAGAATCTTTACCAAGATTAAAAAGtgttgataaaagtttatttgataAAGCAGACTTCAATTTGGTTAGAAATATTCCAATACATGTCCGGACACTACGAATCCGAGAATCCCGTAAATTACCCTTTTGGACAATTGAACATAGGTCATTAAAGTTTTCCTTCGAAAAACCTGTCAGATTTAAAATGTCTGAGCTTGTAAGTGCATTTTCTGTATCAAAATCAATTCGCCGCTTGCTTCCTCTCAAAGCCATAATATCTCGGATTTGCGTAATAAGGTCCATTAAATCAGTACGGTTGAAAATGGAAGAAAGACTGCGAATGTGAAATTCTGTCAAGTGCATCAGGTAAAAATATTTCATTGCACAAGTGTCCTGGACAACATCTGCCACCAACTGTGAGTATAAGTTTatccaaaaaatataaaatctagCGTTTGTTGGGATAACTACTAGCTTTGGGCCTCGGCGTTTACACACAACACACTGCGAGTGGCCACCTCCAGCTGATGGTATAGGCAGTGCGATACTTGGTGGAGATTTACATGGATGACATCTAGCATACTTTGCTGGAGGGACGTACTCCGTGTCATCATTAATTGATTCAGATATTGTAGTTTGTATGGGGCATCTAACGTTTGTGTCAATTTCTCGAGAGCATCGTATTCTGCATTTATTACATATAACACTGTTAGCGTGATTAATTTTGTCATGTTCAATGAAAATCTTCTGTTGTAAACATTTACGTAGTGATTTATTGTTGGGTCCAATGCGTTTCCGCCTGTCTCTGGTTTTTGGTCTTCTTGAACACAAATTGCAAGTATAGTTTCTGGGCGTTGACATTCTCTGAAAATTAGAAATGGAAATTGTTAAACACTTAGCACGAGGTAAATCGGAATAAAATACAGAATATCCAAAGTGtgatttaaaatgataaaatacaataTCGTAAATAGATTGTTTTAGTCTGAGAATATTATGGTGCGTACATTTCTTAGTTTTGTTGTGTGTATTTGTCTGCGCACTTGtgtgtgttttcttttttgttaatttacatgCCAAATCCATCACGGAATATCAGTTTTGAAATGTGCTGTATTCAACCCTGATTGTCTATACTTAATTATCGTTTAACgtttacagcttatttcctaatgcttgtagaatAATACTTTGGTTcgcttgcttgctatgtttgtataaacatttaatcaaatcaagctttttaataaaaattggcatcttcaaaaatatatatatgtcgtgtacaagttacaatatttttgtacatgttataacctgtacaaaattgcaacttgtacacgacatatatattatatttacatttgattggacgttatcccaattacaattttacataatatacaaacaaaacaaacaagctTACcgaagtcttgctctacatgcattaggaaattagctatAACCGGAACCTACTGATAAAAGTGTTTATGTCAGTATCAAAATCACGGATAGTTTATAATACCAATAAATACTCTTCACATATTAAATACACAACATACACACATTGATACAAAGACATAACGAATAAACATTAATAGGACAGCAACCCCCACCCGTATAACAACACACAcatacaaaaagacaaacagaggGAAACATataatattcaacaaaataatgTCTACTCAATATACAAAACTCTTAAGTCTTCTCGAAATGTAAATAATGAATGCTCTCATCAAAATACGTTTACCATAATTACTAGACGTTAAAACACGCAGGATTAATCCTATACTCACCGTAAGATCATGAGTTCCTATCAGGAACCGACGTATTCCTTTCACCCATCATACATTtgttataggttagacaatactttgTAACGTTTTATGAAGATTTTAGCCCAAGTCGAAGTCATAAAACATGatcaagtattgtctgaccagtttagaacatattcacactttcgagtgaccttacaaaactatcctttcccattgtaatattcaaacctaaataagagttcactttttataatgaaccaaatataaaacataggtaatGATCATTACAAtggatgaaatgaaatagcactgacatagtttgtgaaggataatttgttttttcttctgcttcaggtaaaatttaatacttatatatctttagatttttttaattttaaaaagcaacacaatgttatataaatcccctttttgaaatttgaatataaaactttctgtatgaatatttgaattcagaccattcaacattaaatgcttactttttattgataaatttaaatgtactgtgtttctccgaaaacaatcctttgctttatatatcagcagtctggcattgtgttttttttgaaagaaaaagaaaataatttcctcgaatgtaaggtatataaattaaataaatatcattttatttatccttaccattttttttattgtgggtattctatatatgtgtaccataagaaaatacatgaaattttgcaaaattcaaatgtttttattttaatctttgttctttcatctttaatcagtaaGCTATTTTCCCCAAAGAAAAAGCCTTAGGGGATTgtacacttcgttagtgcagctattaagagttcactttcataattaactgacaatgaaaagtcattcatgtatagcatttcatagtgcatggaaaaccatgtactatgaaattTAGAGGGAAAAAACTGACTTGTCATTGGAcaagaaggggtgagtatgttctaacaTTGTTTAAACCAgctaaaaatctgttgaaaaaaatcaagattATCAAAATAATGTATACTTATTTTGAACTGAATATGATAGGTTATTAAGTAAACATTTTATGGTTagaatgtttatcaaaattaccatgaaaatataaataaccattcagttttcaatttaaaaataaaagattattacTTCTATAGCCGTACATTTTAAACTGTCAAAAAGTAGTCTTTTTGTTTCTGTGCctgaaaatataatataatcaaTTAATCATCATTCAAACATAGGTTTAAACTCTTTGTTCGAGCACAAAATGCTTTCAGAAATGAATCAGTTAAAAATAAGGAATACCTCATTATGGGACCATTAAGTATGTAAGTGACAACTGCTAGCCTAGTACATACAGGTGAAGTATAATGTCTCTATTCAAAATCACATGTATACTGCTCTTCagtaaatatctataaaaaaaatatttcatcattcaaaatcatttttaaaacgttttaacaatattaaaaaagtatttgtgcaaaaaaaaaaatcaaaataaaacaaaaaatcgaGATTAGAACACAGTACCTTCGTAGTATTACACTGACGACCTTATCTTCACGACTATCGCTTCAACTGTCTGTTATGAATTAACTTACAGCTACTTAAATTCAACAGTACGTTAGAAAAGTGTCTTTAGCATACGACACCTAGAACTTCAAATTGTAGGATAAGTTCTGTGATCTTTTCATTGTTTATTCTTATGTATGTATTTATAGTTTAACGTTATAGAAAAGAAACTCACAAAAGTTTCCTAGAACAAGTAGTTTTCAAACTCCGTAAATgatatcttttctttttcatcGCCCGCGGCAATATTAATATTACGAACTGTTAAATTTTATTGTGAAAGCACATTTCTTGGAAACAAACCAATTTATTTTTGGTATATTTTCATTTTCTCACTAGTTCATACAAGTTGTaagtttttttaagttgaaatcgTGAAAAAAAAACTTGCAGTTTCATGTGCCGTGAGAAGATGAATATTAATATTCTACTGAAtatataacgtgacggtacccaaaatgcacctattttgacagttttttcaccttcGTTTTTTTATGATTAAGAAATAAATGTCCTTAATGTGTTTATTTTGCAGCACTATccttctttattgtataggtacaccaatttaatttttaatccatattgagtcataaaaaaatgggtttgaatctacctccaaactatccatgattTTGTAAtaaggagtacccaaattgcatccatgcttaaattcacatcgtcaaaagtctaataaccgagcttttgtttaatttcttcaaatattttgaacaattggatattagtccatgcttactcttgatattttacgaaatggatgcttataatatattgtatttgctaattttaaaaagatgacgttttgatgacgtcgcatgatgacgttttcgtacatttggctttttcagtaaacagtccatctgttgataaatactgtgaacgttttgtgtatatctaaatatgtttacctatgttgaaagacgtgcatagtattaaatcataaaaatacaaattgtttagtctctaggaaatcttgtaagatttccgttgCTATTTTTTATACgcgacgtattatggtatacaaatgtccggtgtccgtccgtccgtccgtccgtctgtctgtccgtctgtctgtccggcgtaaacatgtcgcaccgtaacttgagaacgacttatttaaatgtcatgaaacttaatatagttgttttttatgatggtcaaataatctgtatactttttggtgaaaataagatttaaactttatgagttacggcactttgtaactaaaacaggggtgtgttttttttcacatgttgcaccgtatctcaaaaactattcttgattattgcttaaaactttacgcacttcttagttatattaatcttaatatctgtatactttttggtgatgattcaaaattgtatttttgagttattgagtattttataaaaaaaggggagggtttttttcatgtcgtgccgtatctcaaaaacgatttatgattattgcttaaaacttcacacacttctttgttatattaatctaaagatctgtatactttttggtttgattcaaaattttattttagtgatatttgtaaaaaaaaaaaaaacagggtggggggggggggggggtgggggggggggttcacatgtcccgccgtgtctcaaaagcaataaatggtaattgcttaaaactttctcagaaactgttgatgattattgcataaaacttccacacaagacgtcgggcgtatcatgcgctcatggcgcagctgtttattcaaAATAGGTGCTATTTGAGTattcggtgcaatttgggtacccttacgttacTGTACAGAACTTTAGATAAATCGATAAGTAAAGTAACATGAATAAGCAACATACCCTTCTGAATTGCAACCGAAATTGATAATCCTTTGCACAGGTATTCTCTAAAGTTAAGCTAAGTAGATCGGGTCTAAATTACTGCCCCCTAAAAGATGTCTTCTATAGTCTGAACCGGCATTTTCAAATTTCCGCAACTACTTTTCTATGATCATGTTATATAAAGTGATCAGACAAatctaaatattttacatgtCGCAAATCAAATAAGTTGATGTAGAAATAAGTTTTATACtgattttttcatttatatttttttttcaccgGACATCGTTTGACAACTATGCCCTCTCTATTCGATCCACAGTCATATcatcaataaaccatgaaaaagaCTAAGAAgactaaaaaaaagtattaaaataatcCATTAATTTGCATCACGTGGAAGTTAAGTTGTATTTGCGAGTAAACTGGTTATATGAAAGGGGTTTAACGTCAGGTGTTCAATGCCTCCCGTGAAGAAACGATTCCGCTTTTGACAAAAAATTCATACCCTCCGTAGGCATGTGCCAAAAAAATATTATGctactattttgtttgtttatagttcCGTTTATCGTTTAAAGGAAATTTTGGCACATGCCTGCTGAGGGTACGAATGATCGTAAAACGTActaaaaatctttgttttttaaGCAATAATTACAAATCATGGCGATTTTGAGGTTCTATTGTGACGTCACGGAACGTGATTTTTGCCGAAAATAACATGTTTTCTGAAAACACCCTTTATAATGATTATTTTAGTTGGTATTATATAACTGTGAAGGAACtttgtttttttgtgaaaattggGGCCGATTTTGGCCCTTATTGCCCCGACTCCTTTTGTTGATTAGTATCAATAGTTATTAGGGTAAGTTTTTACtaaaaaaccaaaacaatcaAGATTATTAAAAAAGAACAACTTAATTgagaactttaaaaaaatcattctcGCCATCAATAATCGATAAATCATTACAGCTTaactaaaccaagagttccaaatggtgaagttaaaatcatccttttgtaaattttacggacaccatcacgagttggttgactgtcacggaataaccgtttcacagatgatatcggatatgttccttaattCGAAaatacaatacccttcccttttcctgaatgtgacctaccaaattagactatataccggatttgtaataacataaataACACGAAGGTTCCCACTTGTGGAGCAGTACTAGCCTACCCTTCCGAAGCATCTGAGATCccccccccagtttttggtggggtttgtgtttctTAGTCTTCAGTTTGCCATCTTGTCTCCTGTACTATTAtctgtgtgtttgtctttttatttttatccatggcgttgtcagtttattttcgaccaaTGAGTTTTACTgactctctggtatctttcgaccctcttttatCAACCCATCGGGGCAATGCGTCTATTGAAGAATTCAAAAGAGGGGCGATAGATAACAAAGTTAAAGTAACTGAAGATACCAAAGAAGTTTGCAGGTAAATCTGCACTGTAAATTTGTGCACTATTACAGTAAACGTTGTTAATTGTATTATCCCGATTATAGGTTGAACTTTGTAAATACAGCCGTTTCTCAACCCACGCAACTTTTGGGGAGAGATATATAGTATTCATAGACATatactttgttttgtttatgtactggttcccagatatgatacTATGTTTCATAttatagagacataacttgggaatgttactaTTATAAAAACATATTGCTGCAATGAAAGTTGAATTCTGAAGCATTATGATCATGAACAGTATACGGGAGTTCGTTTGAAATTTTCATGACCATTTAATCTATCACTTTATTACTTTTAAGCTTATGTCAAAACTGCTCTGTTCAGAAGAAGAAAATAGAAGATTTACAGTTAGAATACAAAATTTGCAAGGAAACTTTTCACAGGTACATAACAACTCATTAAAGTCATaatgattaaaacatttcaaatattaaagACAAGTGGGAAAGTAACAAATTGTAGAAGCAAAAGACAACagtttgttttaactttaaagaTTTACAAAAGGAAAATGTCTGTGTATGACTGTTGAATGATGAAGTATGTGAGTGTATGTGCGTGTTTAAGATTTTTGAGTTTTCTTAGTTGATATCCAAACTCACCAGTTGCACAAGTAGTTAACCATTTTAAGTTTGAATTAAACAGTTTCAGTCCGTAAAGATATGTTAAcactttataaaatgaaaaaaaaaaacaatattatcatCATGAGTCTTGTTTGAATTGACAGAGGCTTAGAAACAAAAGATGAAGAACTCAAAACGGTATCAGAAAATGTCAAATTATTACAAGAAGAGATGACCACAATGCAGTCAACGTATGTAACATATTTCTTAAATGTAGATGGTCTTGAGGGCAGACTTAACTTAATACAAGATTATCTGTTCAAAggttttatccatttgttttcaataatttaaggaatatgttagatttttaaaatgtatgtggggTCTATTTAATTAAATAGCCTCAGTTATATACAATTGAATAATTTCCCTTTggattttctttgaaatttttacatttcGTGGATAGGAAGGGGAATTGTCTGATAGGCACTCAAAGATGAACCACATCATCGTTTTGTCTTTAAATGATTGCTGCATTTTCCTCGCCGAACTTCACTAATGTAGCTGCATGCATATATGGACAATTAACATATACATGCGATCTACATATAGCTCGTCGAAAATGAATTGAAATCTGTACAA includes:
- the LOC139522592 gene encoding uncharacterized protein — its product is MSTPRNYTCNLCSRRPKTRDRRKRIGPNNKSLRKCLQQKIFIEHDKINHANSVICNKCRIRCSREIDTNVRCPIQTTISESINDDTEYVPPAKYARCHPCKSPPSIALPIPSAGGGHSQCVVCKRRGPKLVVIPTNARFYIFWINLYSQLVADVVQDTCAMKYFYLMHLTEFHIRSLSSIFNRTDLMDLITQIRDIMALRGSKRRIDFDTENALTSSDILNLTGFSKENFNDLCSIVQKGNLRDSRIRSVRTCIGIFLTKLKSALSNKLLSTLFNLGKDSVKRAIVSARKYLSEHFVSSNLGFNHIRREEVIMSHTRPLAQSLFGKGMYPAIVVADGTYIYIQISSQFKFKRKCYSMHKHRPLVKPMVFVTTSGYIISVIGPFCSDGKNNDAQIMKHIIQHDIEEFKELVAEDIMIVDRGLRVVLDLMQEMGIKRYTRAETCAMTRK